The proteins below come from a single Stutzerimonas stutzeri RCH2 genomic window:
- a CDS encoding PA4642 family protein: MRKDKKQVIGDEIADESIKLFLQPEPADDTPPSLHKLIKAYRGLRIDDFERFLGFFVAAGYDLEARNSMGQDFIDLVADQRHARPYIELIEAMRG; the protein is encoded by the coding sequence ATGCGTAAAGACAAGAAGCAGGTGATTGGCGACGAGATCGCAGACGAGTCGATCAAGCTGTTTCTGCAGCCTGAACCGGCTGACGATACTCCCCCTTCGCTGCACAAGCTGATCAAGGCCTATCGAGGCCTTCGCATCGATGATTTCGAGCGGTTTCTCGGTTTTTTCGTGGCTGCTGGCTACGACCTCGAAGCCAGGAACAGCATGGGGCAGGACTTTATTGATCTGGTTGCCGACCAGCGTCATGCCAGACCCTATATCGAACTGATCGAGGCCATGCGCGGCTGA
- the dauA gene encoding C4-dicarboxylic acid transporter DauA: protein MQLPPLFSAWRQALRLGYGTRALRGDISAGLTVGIIAIPLAMALAIAVGVAPQHGLYTVLVAAPLIALTGGSRFNVSGPTAAFVVILLPITQQFGLGGLLLCTMLAGLILITLGLLRAGRLIAFIPYPVTLGFTAGIGIVIATLQIKDLFGLTLTEQPQHYVEQVSLLLRSLPGAQLGDAVVAAICLAVLIIWPRWVPKVPGHLVALTVGALAGLLLESVGLSVATLGERFSYTLDGVTHPGIPPFLPDFAWPWLLPGPDGQPLQLSYELFRQLLAPAFAIAMLGAIESLLCAVVADGMTGSNHEPNGELIGQGLGNLVAPLFGGITATAAIARSATNVRAGAFSPLASMIHAGVVLVAILWLAPLFSYLPMAALAALLVMVAWNMSEAPHVVHVLRIAPRSDVLVLLTCLILTVLFDMVLAVGVGLLLAAGLFIKRMSELTDTTALSRDQRRLLQDMPEHVATYAIRGPLFFGAAEKALGALRRFNPEVKVVIVDISAVPMLDMTALAALENVLVDYRRLGVTLILSGSNARVRLKLRRAGIHRLQGHLLYVRDLSQAREKALRLLRPEPGAATG, encoded by the coding sequence ATGCAGCTTCCCCCTTTGTTTTCCGCATGGCGTCAGGCCTTGCGTCTGGGGTACGGAACCCGTGCATTGCGCGGTGACATCAGTGCCGGGCTGACGGTCGGCATCATCGCCATCCCGCTGGCGATGGCGCTGGCCATTGCCGTCGGCGTGGCGCCGCAACACGGCCTCTACACCGTACTGGTGGCTGCACCGCTGATCGCGCTGACCGGAGGTTCGCGCTTCAACGTTTCCGGACCGACTGCGGCCTTCGTGGTGATCTTGCTGCCAATTACCCAGCAGTTCGGCCTTGGCGGCCTGCTGCTGTGCACCATGCTCGCCGGCCTGATCCTGATCACACTCGGGTTGCTACGCGCCGGCCGCCTGATCGCCTTCATTCCCTACCCTGTCACCCTCGGCTTCACTGCGGGCATCGGCATCGTCATCGCCACCCTGCAGATCAAGGACCTGTTCGGCCTGACCCTGACCGAGCAACCGCAGCACTACGTCGAGCAGGTCAGCCTCTTGCTGCGCTCGTTGCCGGGCGCGCAGCTTGGTGACGCCGTGGTGGCTGCGATCTGCCTGGCGGTGTTGATCATCTGGCCGCGCTGGGTACCGAAAGTACCTGGCCACCTCGTGGCGCTGACCGTCGGCGCCCTGGCAGGCTTGCTGCTGGAATCGGTGGGACTGTCCGTCGCCACCCTGGGTGAACGCTTCAGCTACACGCTGGACGGCGTGACGCACCCGGGTATTCCACCGTTTCTGCCGGACTTCGCCTGGCCTTGGCTGTTGCCCGGTCCGGACGGCCAGCCGCTACAGCTGAGCTACGAGCTGTTCCGCCAGCTGCTCGCTCCGGCGTTTGCCATCGCCATGCTCGGCGCCATCGAATCGCTGCTCTGCGCCGTGGTCGCCGACGGCATGACCGGCAGCAACCATGAACCCAATGGCGAGCTGATCGGCCAGGGCCTGGGCAACCTGGTCGCGCCACTGTTCGGCGGCATCACCGCGACCGCGGCCATCGCCCGCAGCGCCACCAACGTCCGCGCCGGTGCCTTTTCGCCGCTGGCCTCGATGATCCATGCCGGCGTGGTGCTGGTCGCGATTCTCTGGCTGGCACCGCTGTTCAGCTATCTGCCGATGGCAGCCCTTGCAGCCTTGCTGGTGATGGTGGCGTGGAACATGAGCGAAGCGCCGCATGTCGTGCACGTCCTGCGCATTGCGCCGCGCAGCGACGTACTGGTGCTGCTGACCTGCCTGATTCTCACCGTGCTGTTCGACATGGTGCTGGCGGTGGGCGTCGGGCTGCTACTGGCGGCGGGGCTGTTCATCAAACGCATGAGCGAGCTGACCGACACCACAGCGCTATCGCGCGATCAACGACGGCTGCTGCAGGACATGCCCGAGCATGTCGCAACCTACGCGATCCGCGGACCACTGTTCTTCGGTGCGGCGGAAAAGGCACTGGGTGCACTGCGGCGCTTCAATCCAGAGGTCAAGGTGGTGATCGTCGACATCAGCGCGGTGCCGATGCTGGACATGACGGCACTGGCGGCGCTGGAGAACGTCCTGGTGGATTACCGGCGACTGGGCGTGACGCTGATCCTGAGCGGCAGTAATGCCCGCGTGCGCTTGAAGCTGCGCCGCGCGGGCATCCATCGACTGCAAGGGCATCTGCTCTATGTGCGCGACCTGAGCCAGGCCCGCGAAAAGGCGCTGCGCCTGCTACGCCCGGAGCCTGGGGCGGCTACCGGCTGA
- the mqo gene encoding malate dehydrogenase (quinone), with the protein MILENALMTQHDSEAVDMVLVGAGIMSATLAVLLKELDPNIKLEIVELQESGAIESSNPWNNAGTGHAGLCELNYTPDSKDGAIDIKKAVLINTQFEVSKQFWAYLADREGFGSPRDFINAVPHLSFVRGSKNIDYLKRRFDALKTHHAFADMEYSEDRATLGEWMPLMMPGRAADEPIAATRAMNGTDVNFGAVTSQLLGYLARSGGVKVSYNQKVTGLDRTASGWKVDIKNTRTGDSRQVQAGFVFLGAGGAALPLLQMSGIEEGKGFGGFPVSGQWLRCDNPEIVKQHQAKVYSLAAVGAPPMSVPHLDTRVVDGKKSLLFGPYAGFTTKFLKRGSFMDLPLSIRPSNIGPMMAVARDNMDLTRYLIKEVMQSMGDRLETLRGFYPEAKAEDWRLEIAGQRVQIIKKDPKKGGILQFGTELVAANDGTIAALLGASPGASVTVSIMLDLLERCFPEQYRSQAWSSKLQEIFPARETTLQNDAAAYREISQMADKRLGLEY; encoded by the coding sequence GTGATTCTGGAGAACGCGTTGATGACGCAACACGATAGCGAAGCAGTGGATATGGTGCTGGTGGGAGCCGGCATCATGAGTGCGACCCTGGCGGTACTGCTCAAGGAACTCGATCCCAATATCAAGCTGGAAATCGTCGAGCTGCAGGAATCCGGAGCCATCGAAAGCTCCAACCCGTGGAACAATGCCGGTACTGGTCACGCGGGTCTTTGCGAGCTGAACTACACCCCCGACAGCAAAGACGGCGCGATCGACATCAAGAAGGCCGTGCTGATCAACACCCAGTTCGAGGTTTCCAAGCAGTTCTGGGCCTATCTCGCCGACCGCGAAGGCTTCGGCTCTCCCCGCGATTTCATCAATGCTGTGCCGCATCTGAGCTTCGTGCGTGGCAGCAAGAACATCGACTACCTCAAGCGCCGCTTCGATGCGCTGAAGACCCACCACGCCTTCGCTGACATGGAGTACAGCGAGGATCGTGCGACGCTGGGCGAGTGGATGCCGCTGATGATGCCGGGCCGCGCCGCCGACGAGCCGATCGCCGCGACCCGCGCCATGAACGGCACCGACGTCAACTTCGGTGCGGTGACCAGCCAGCTGCTCGGCTATCTGGCGCGTAGCGGTGGCGTCAAGGTCTCCTACAACCAGAAGGTCACCGGTCTCGATCGGACGGCCAGTGGCTGGAAGGTCGATATCAAGAACACTCGCACCGGCGATTCGCGCCAGGTGCAGGCCGGCTTCGTTTTCCTTGGCGCTGGTGGCGCGGCATTGCCGCTGCTGCAGATGTCCGGTATCGAAGAGGGCAAGGGCTTCGGCGGCTTCCCGGTCAGCGGCCAGTGGCTGCGCTGCGACAACCCGGAGATCGTCAAACAGCATCAGGCCAAGGTCTACAGCCTGGCTGCGGTCGGCGCGCCGCCGATGTCGGTGCCGCACCTGGATACTCGCGTTGTCGACGGCAAGAAGTCCCTGCTGTTCGGACCTTATGCAGGCTTCACCACCAAGTTCCTCAAGCGCGGTTCGTTCATGGACCTGCCGCTGTCGATCCGCCCGAGCAACATCGGCCCGATGATGGCGGTCGCGCGCGACAACATGGACCTGACTCGCTATCTGATCAAGGAAGTGATGCAGTCCATGGGGGATCGCCTGGAGACGCTGCGTGGCTTCTACCCTGAGGCCAAGGCCGAGGACTGGCGCCTGGAGATCGCAGGCCAGCGCGTGCAGATCATCAAGAAGGATCCGAAGAAAGGCGGCATCCTGCAGTTCGGTACCGAGCTGGTCGCAGCAAATGACGGCACCATCGCCGCGCTGCTCGGTGCCTCGCCGGGTGCGTCGGTCACCGTCTCGATCATGCTTGACCTGCTCGAGCGCTGCTTCCCCGAGCAGTACCGTTCCCAGGCGTGGTCGAGCAAGCTGCAGGAGATATTCCCAGCGCGCGAAACCACGCTGCAGAACGACGCCGCAGCCTATCGTGAGATCAGCCAGATGGCCGACAAGCGCCTGGGCCTGGAGTACTGA